One Helianthus annuus cultivar XRQ/B chromosome 12, HanXRQr2.0-SUNRISE, whole genome shotgun sequence genomic region harbors:
- the LOC110895079 gene encoding alpha-L-fucosidase 3 has translation MELMMKAVMLFLLLNQVVQARISQHPCDFPAIFNFGDSNSDTGGLSAAFGQAGPPHGESFFHGPAGRFCDGRLVIDFIAQSFGLPYLSAYLDALGSNFTHGANFATAGSTIRPQNTTLAQSGFSPFSLNVQWYQFNDFHRRVRTFLTQKDDPVFKKLMPKVEDFSRALYTFDIGQNDLTAGLFQNLTVEEVRASVPDIVGQFKTVVKDIYNQGGRSFWIHNTGPFGCLPYVMDRQLVTAGQVDKFGCVGPFNDLAQFFNHRLKQTIDQLREDLPKASLTYVDVYTVKHALITQATRHGFEHPLRACCGHGGKYNFNMHIGCGGKVKVKGKDVLVGKACDDPTVMINWDGVHYTQAANKWIFDHIVNGSFSDPPIPIGLACHRQY, from the exons ATGGAGCTTATGATGAAAGCTGTTATGCTGTTTTTGCTGTTGAACCAAGTTGTACAAGCCCGTATTAGCCAACACCCGTGTGATTTTCCGGCTATTTTTAACTTTGGAGACTCAAATTCTGATACCGGCGGCTTGTCTGCCGCGTTTGGACAGGCCGGACCACCCCATGGAGAGTCCTTTTTTCATGGTCCGGCCGGCAGGTTCTGCGATGGACGTCTAGTCATCGACTTCATAG CACAAAGTTTTGGGCTACCGTACCTGAGTGCCTACCTGGATGCACTTGGTTCCAACTTCACTCATGGTGCCAATTTCGCGACCgctggttcgaccattagaccgcAAAATACGACCCTGGCTCAAAGTGGGTTCAGTCCATTTTCTTTGAATGTTCAATGGTACCAGTTCAATGATTTTCATCGTAGGGTCCGAACTTTTCTCACCCAAAAAG ATGATCCGGTGTTTAAAAAATTAATGCCTAAAGTTGAAGATTTTTCGCGTGCTCTTTACACATTTGATATTGGGCAAAACGATTTAACGGCGGGGTTGTTCCAGAATTTGACCGTCGAAGAAGTTAGGGCGAGTGTCCCCGACATCGTAGGTCAGTTCAAAACAGTCGTTAAG GACATATATAATCAAGGGGGAAGATCATTTTGGATACACAATACGGGTCCGTTTGGATGTTTACCATACGTGATGGACCGTCAACTAGTCACAGCCGGACAAGTGGACAAATTTGGATGTGTGGGCCCATTTAACGATCTTGCGCAGTTTTTTAACCATCGGTTAAAACAAACCATTGATCAATTACGGGAGGATCTACCCAAGGCATCATTGACATATGTTGACGTCTATACAGTCAAACATGCACTCATTACTCAAGCAACTCGACACG GGTTTGAGCATCCATTGAGGGCTTGTTGTGGTCATGGAGGAAAGTACAACTTCAATATGCATATTGGTTGTGGTggaaaagtcaaagtcaaagggaAAGATGTTCTAGTGGGGAAAGCATGTGATGATCCAACGGTAATGATTAATTGGGATGGGGTGCACTATACTCAAGCAGCCAATAAATGGATATTTGATCACATTGTAAACGGGTCATTCTCGGATCCGCCAATACCAATAGGTTTGGCTTGTCATAGACAATACTAA